Proteins found in one Pirellulales bacterium genomic segment:
- a CDS encoding right-handed parallel beta-helix repeat-containing protein has translation MRSWMAAAKRFTTPSQKKSKPVVRRALGSRIGLEPLEERAMLAVFHVALSGNDGNDGSAATPFRTIQQAIDAASAADDGDDIIRVAGGTYDEAGVDIGFTINADAELDSLDISGSWDATFTTQDTDNTPTIFAPSDAGGQVNVLDDDVTLEAIGFMFDGTNTGISVGANNFRLDTVGVTGAFDGVAGDSLTAQVSIDDSLITGNLGTGVKFTNMTGDLIVNGTEISDNGINGIDFEGSNAFVSIQGSTLKDHLLGTGAKIVNPGGQVAVGNNSAISGNLAGLVVEGASSLAVDATDIESNTLNGITAKDVTGQVSITGATTLVTNGFIGAQLTNIGSLEVDNIEVNDNSAGGLIAAQVAGAVEITNSTFSGNSTGIGIAGANGVTISGTSASLSTTANGLTVNNGGNVSVTGGNFNTNAAIGIEIKDSNDVTLESLSASGNETNGISLNDVDVVDLTTLIVDGNLEVGLLVDEATSVTDQSSSFSSNLGSGIVLTNIAIDVSLTNSTVELNGADGFFANVVLGNITISNGTFDENDGDGVHVDEAGAFSFSAQASKNGGDGVDVANVASVDIQIATVEENTNGVGVKAVDVTGAVTVAFVDLNMNMVGLVVSTAASVSVESANIEANTLNGVDIENVAGLVEIKNSDINDNQFHGVSIKTSGSVSVVTVNVNNNSAAGLLISGITGDVDIDDVIADANSSGIAVDGAAKVTIKGVLATNSVSGSGLVINNVTGGGTSVAITDYSSFNGNAADGVRITNVVGEIILDEIEASDNVEQGIDIDGADKIELNNLTLKNNASGLGGQVVNVAQIYHNGTTLGTVADLVVVTGTSITHTRAGDAQQPINYANAFRLSISGHAGDDTVQVNGAFALGAGDGLHIFGGDDNDLIESNGVTGFGQTVPFVIRGEAGSDSLVVNTLSGFDDLVQLVSQFVLVQYGPNALVATPEVLEYDDIEEITLASAGGNDSVVVTEPVPNGQFPNVVNINGGDENDGIEINLGKPNSDVVYNIDGGAGSNGLTIFTRSIHDNNLTFTDGKVEVELRNPVNLSTVKTINYANIRGINAYADAGNDAFEVSTTFTNGLQRLSLFGQGDQDLVNVHLDDPTLASLVEFDGGAGVDNRLSIFTHSGDADLVTIDSQRVRSKLASEANPNKDVNYANVQMLSVDTNDGADVVSLSQALGAPVLPALVVVDLEGGADVVNVDVANIPNSVELSLFLGGGDDTVNVTLAATNMLTTLSIDGGSEDVQDEIRVVGNSVAANNLSVGTSSSNDRIRASGIELLFMLGGAGADVFTNNTSINSILDGLGGNDTLTGGSGRDFILGEGGLDVLSALEEEDLLVSGPVSFDLHIASLFAIMSEWTSNRTFSERIANINGTGVGARNNGDVFLQPTVTVFDEGALDLLTGGTEDDWFLAQTSNDQILDQQNLDDIVTVIP, from the coding sequence ATGCGATCTTGGATGGCTGCCGCCAAACGTTTCACGACGCCTTCGCAGAAGAAGAGCAAGCCGGTTGTCCGCCGCGCGCTAGGATCGCGGATCGGTCTCGAGCCACTGGAAGAGCGAGCCATGCTCGCGGTGTTCCATGTCGCCCTCTCGGGCAACGACGGCAACGACGGCAGCGCCGCCACTCCCTTCCGCACGATTCAGCAGGCGATCGACGCGGCGTCGGCTGCCGACGACGGTGACGACATCATTCGCGTCGCGGGGGGGACGTACGACGAAGCGGGCGTGGACATCGGCTTCACGATCAATGCCGATGCCGAGCTCGACTCGCTCGATATCTCCGGTTCGTGGGACGCCACGTTCACCACGCAAGATACCGACAACACGCCGACGATCTTCGCCCCCTCGGATGCAGGCGGGCAGGTCAATGTGCTCGACGACGACGTGACGCTCGAAGCGATCGGCTTCATGTTCGACGGCACGAACACCGGCATCTCGGTTGGAGCGAATAATTTTCGCCTGGATACCGTGGGCGTTACCGGCGCCTTCGATGGCGTCGCCGGCGATAGCCTGACCGCTCAAGTCAGCATCGATGACTCGCTCATCACGGGCAACCTGGGGACGGGGGTCAAGTTCACCAACATGACGGGTGACTTGATCGTCAACGGCACCGAGATTTCGGACAATGGCATCAACGGCATCGATTTCGAGGGTTCGAACGCCTTCGTGTCGATTCAGGGCTCGACCCTGAAGGACCATCTCCTGGGGACTGGTGCGAAGATCGTTAATCCCGGAGGCCAGGTCGCGGTCGGCAACAATTCGGCGATCTCCGGCAATCTGGCGGGGCTCGTCGTCGAAGGCGCCAGTTCGCTGGCCGTCGATGCCACCGACATCGAGAGCAACACGCTCAACGGCATTACCGCCAAGGATGTCACCGGACAGGTATCGATCACCGGCGCAACCACCCTCGTGACGAACGGTTTCATCGGAGCGCAACTCACCAACATCGGCTCGCTCGAGGTGGACAACATCGAGGTCAACGACAACAGCGCGGGGGGCTTGATTGCGGCCCAGGTCGCGGGCGCGGTCGAGATTACGAACAGCACCTTTAGTGGCAACAGCACCGGCATCGGCATTGCCGGCGCCAACGGCGTGACGATTTCGGGTACTTCTGCCTCGCTGAGCACCACCGCCAACGGTCTGACCGTCAACAACGGCGGAAACGTCAGTGTCACCGGCGGCAACTTCAATACGAACGCGGCCATCGGCATCGAGATCAAAGACAGCAATGACGTGACGCTCGAAAGCCTCTCCGCGAGCGGGAATGAAACGAACGGCATCAGCCTGAACGATGTAGACGTCGTCGATTTGACCACCCTCATCGTCGACGGGAACCTGGAAGTCGGTCTCTTGGTCGACGAGGCCACCTCGGTGACCGACCAGTCGAGCAGCTTCTCGTCGAATCTCGGCTCGGGCATCGTGCTCACCAACATCGCCATCGACGTCTCGTTGACCAATAGCACCGTCGAGCTCAACGGGGCTGACGGCTTCTTTGCCAACGTCGTCCTGGGAAATATCACCATCTCCAACGGCACTTTTGACGAGAACGACGGCGACGGCGTTCACGTCGACGAAGCGGGCGCGTTCAGCTTCAGTGCCCAAGCCTCGAAGAATGGCGGCGATGGCGTGGACGTGGCCAACGTGGCGTCGGTGGATATTCAGATCGCTACCGTGGAAGAAAATACGAACGGCGTGGGAGTGAAGGCCGTGGACGTGACGGGCGCCGTCACGGTGGCGTTCGTCGATTTGAACATGAACATGGTCGGCCTCGTCGTCAGCACCGCGGCGTCGGTCTCGGTCGAATCCGCCAACATCGAAGCCAACACCCTGAATGGTGTGGACATCGAAAACGTGGCAGGCCTCGTCGAGATTAAGAATTCGGACATCAATGACAACCAGTTCCACGGGGTCAGCATCAAGACGTCCGGTTCCGTGAGCGTCGTGACGGTCAACGTCAACAACAACAGCGCCGCGGGGCTCTTGATCAGCGGCATTACGGGGGACGTCGATATCGATGACGTCATCGCGGATGCCAATAGCTCGGGCATCGCCGTCGACGGCGCCGCGAAGGTCACGATCAAGGGCGTGTTGGCGACCAACAGCGTCAGCGGCAGCGGTCTCGTGATCAACAACGTCACGGGAGGTGGCACTTCCGTCGCCATCACGGACTATTCGTCGTTCAATGGAAATGCGGCCGACGGCGTCCGCATCACGAACGTCGTGGGCGAGATCATCCTCGACGAAATCGAGGCCAGCGACAACGTCGAGCAAGGCATCGACATCGACGGCGCCGACAAGATCGAACTCAACAACCTCACGCTAAAAAACAACGCCTCAGGCCTGGGCGGCCAGGTCGTCAACGTCGCGCAGATTTATCACAACGGCACTACTCTGGGAACCGTGGCCGACCTCGTTGTCGTCACGGGCACGTCGATCACTCACACGCGTGCCGGTGACGCACAGCAGCCGATCAACTATGCCAACGCCTTCCGCTTAAGCATCAGCGGACACGCGGGCGACGACACGGTTCAGGTCAACGGCGCGTTCGCGCTCGGCGCCGGCGACGGACTCCACATCTTCGGTGGAGACGATAATGACTTGATCGAGTCCAATGGTGTCACCGGGTTCGGGCAGACCGTGCCGTTCGTCATCCGTGGCGAGGCGGGGAGCGATTCGCTCGTCGTCAATACGCTCAGCGGATTCGACGACCTGGTGCAACTCGTCAGCCAGTTCGTCTTGGTGCAGTATGGCCCGAATGCCCTCGTTGCCACGCCCGAGGTGCTCGAGTACGACGACATCGAGGAAATCACGCTTGCCAGCGCCGGTGGCAATGATTCGGTCGTTGTCACCGAACCCGTGCCCAATGGCCAGTTCCCGAATGTCGTCAATATCAACGGCGGCGACGAGAACGACGGCATCGAGATCAACCTTGGCAAGCCCAACTCGGACGTCGTGTACAACATCGACGGCGGCGCCGGCAGCAATGGTCTCACGATCTTCACCCGCAGCATTCACGACAATAATCTCACCTTCACGGACGGCAAGGTCGAAGTCGAACTCCGTAATCCGGTCAATCTCTCGACGGTCAAGACGATCAACTATGCCAATATTCGCGGCATCAACGCCTACGCGGATGCGGGCAACGACGCCTTCGAGGTCTCGACCACGTTCACCAATGGTCTACAACGCCTCTCGTTGTTTGGACAGGGAGACCAGGATCTGGTCAACGTCCATCTCGACGATCCCACCCTGGCCTCGCTCGTCGAGTTCGATGGTGGAGCTGGCGTGGACAATCGCCTGTCGATCTTCACGCACAGTGGCGACGCCGACCTCGTGACGATCGACAGCCAGCGAGTGCGCTCGAAATTGGCCAGCGAAGCGAATCCCAACAAGGACGTCAACTACGCGAACGTCCAGATGCTGAGCGTCGATACAAATGACGGCGCCGACGTGGTGTCGCTGTCGCAGGCGTTGGGGGCTCCGGTCCTGCCCGCCCTCGTGGTGGTCGATCTGGAAGGCGGCGCGGACGTCGTCAACGTTGACGTGGCCAACATTCCAAACTCCGTCGAGTTGAGCCTGTTCCTCGGCGGTGGCGACGACACGGTCAACGTGACATTGGCGGCAACCAACATGTTGACCACGCTCAGCATTGATGGTGGTTCCGAGGATGTCCAGGACGAGATTCGCGTCGTCGGCAACTCTGTGGCTGCGAACAATCTATCGGTCGGCACCTCATCGTCGAACGATCGCATCCGCGCGAGTGGCATCGAACTGTTGTTCATGCTCGGCGGCGCGGGTGCCGACGTGTTCACGAACAACACCAGCATCAACTCGATCCTCGACGGTCTCGGCGGTAACGATACCCTGACCGGTGGTAGCGGCCGCGACTTCATTCTGGGCGAAGGTGGCCTCGACGTGCTGTCGGCCTTGGAAGAAGAAGACCTGCTGGTCAGCGGTCCGGTCTCGTTCGACCTGCACATCGCATCCCTCTTCGCCATCATGTCGGAGTGGACGTCGAATCGCACCTTCTCGGAGCGCATCGCCAACATCAACGGCACGGGCGTCGGGGCGCGTAATAACGGCGATGTCTTCCTGCAGCCGACGGTCACCGTCTTCGACGAAGGCGCCCTCGACCTGCTCACCGGCGGCACGGAGGACGACTGGTTCCTGGCCCAGACGTCGAACGATCAGATCCTCGACCAGCAGAACCTGGACGACATCGTCACGGTCATCCCGTAG
- a CDS encoding DUF1854 domain-containing protein yields MSCDFQLSVDAWNRLVYTDALGEQHVGVEALHAFPFSDPERWIALVDEASQELELIEDLNALPENERELIRRELARREFVPAIQRITRIDRLASSSEWDVETDRGPTRLTVKSEEDVRRLPGRKALVIDAQGIRHLIADTRQLDGTSRRLLEHYL; encoded by the coding sequence ATGAGCTGCGATTTTCAACTTTCCGTCGATGCCTGGAACCGGCTCGTCTACACCGATGCGTTGGGCGAGCAGCACGTCGGCGTCGAGGCCCTGCACGCATTTCCCTTCTCGGATCCCGAGCGTTGGATCGCGCTGGTCGACGAGGCCTCGCAGGAGCTCGAGCTGATCGAGGACCTGAACGCGCTGCCGGAGAACGAGCGCGAGTTGATCCGGCGCGAGCTGGCCCGACGCGAGTTCGTGCCGGCCATCCAGCGGATCACGCGCATCGATCGGCTGGCGAGCTCGTCGGAATGGGACGTTGAAACCGATCGCGGTCCGACCCGTCTGACGGTCAAGAGCGAAGAGGATGTCCGCCGGCTGCCGGGCCGCAAGGCGCTGGTGATCGACGCCCAGGGCATCCGCCATTTGATCGCCGATACCCGGCAACTCGACGGCACGAGCCGGCGCCTGCTGGAGCACTATTTGTAG
- a CDS encoding ABC transporter ATP-binding protein, with translation MAAALAPEERLVGWFETDLDEALQFAHELVLLTDQRVVTCTTEGVRSWSLDAVAQLRASERAGVGKLELLGREAQLGEWRYTQHLSSAAHALTAAYQARATWGTSRSSDTAAARGNASFDTPGDAPPPWHLRDSMALFRLLRFARPRAGLILLGFVLTLATTAAGLVPPYLTMPLLDDVLIPYQTEVEAIRAQTAHDPALQAQQLAELHSQQTPRIRLVAWLLGGLAGASFAAWILSWAQGFVMAWASERVSADLRNETYAHLQRLSLEFFGGKRTGDLMSRIGSDTQRLCTFLSDNLVDFSTDVLMIVGTAAILFSIDPLLALATLVPFPIIGYMIYRVRTRLQIGFRRGGKAWAEMTNVLADTIPGIRVVKAFAQEQREVQRFRRANDHVIHANDRVNRVWTFFWPLVVLLNQVGLIVVWACGAWLIFNHQITVGVLTAFLAYIGRFYTRLESMSRMFSATQRASACAQRVFDILDRVPSVPEPRVPVHLERVSGAIEFRNVGFRYGNRTVLDGINLSVAPGEMIGLVGSSGSGKSTLVNLVCRFYDVNEGAILIDGADVRSFPVEEYRRHIGLVLQEPFLFYGTIAENIAYGRPNATRAEIIAAARAARAHEFILRLSDGYDSLVGERGQALSGGERQRISIARALLIDPRILILDEATSSVDTETEREIQEALDNLIAGRTTIAIAHRLSTLRKADRLIVLDRGRMAEVGQHEELLHSSGIYSRLHRAQVELLEELVP, from the coding sequence GTGGCCGCTGCGCTCGCGCCGGAAGAGCGCCTCGTCGGCTGGTTTGAAACCGATCTCGACGAGGCCTTGCAGTTCGCCCACGAGTTGGTCCTGTTGACCGATCAGCGTGTGGTCACTTGCACTACGGAAGGCGTGCGATCTTGGTCGCTCGACGCGGTCGCTCAACTGCGCGCGAGCGAACGCGCCGGCGTCGGCAAGCTGGAACTGCTGGGCCGCGAGGCACAACTGGGCGAATGGCGCTACACGCAGCATCTTTCGTCGGCCGCCCACGCCCTGACCGCCGCCTATCAGGCACGGGCCACGTGGGGAACGAGCCGGTCGAGCGACACCGCAGCGGCGCGAGGTAACGCTTCGTTCGATACGCCAGGCGACGCCCCACCGCCGTGGCACCTGCGCGACTCGATGGCCCTGTTTCGTCTGCTGCGCTTTGCCCGGCCGCGGGCCGGATTGATCCTGCTCGGTTTCGTGCTGACGCTGGCCACGACCGCCGCGGGGCTCGTCCCCCCCTATTTGACGATGCCCCTGTTGGACGACGTACTCATTCCTTATCAGACCGAAGTCGAAGCGATTCGAGCGCAGACGGCTCACGACCCGGCCTTGCAAGCACAACAACTGGCGGAGTTGCACAGCCAGCAGACGCCGCGCATTCGGTTGGTGGCATGGTTGCTGGGGGGGCTGGCCGGGGCTAGCTTTGCCGCGTGGATCTTGAGCTGGGCGCAAGGCTTCGTCATGGCCTGGGCCAGCGAGCGCGTCAGCGCGGACCTGCGCAACGAAACCTACGCGCACCTGCAGCGACTTTCGCTCGAATTCTTCGGCGGCAAACGAACCGGCGACCTGATGTCGCGCATCGGGAGCGATACGCAACGCCTCTGCACGTTCCTGTCGGACAACCTGGTCGACTTCTCGACCGACGTGCTGATGATCGTCGGTACGGCGGCGATCTTGTTCTCGATCGATCCGCTGCTGGCGCTGGCCACGCTCGTCCCCTTCCCGATCATCGGCTACATGATCTACCGTGTGCGGACCAGGCTGCAGATCGGCTTTCGCCGCGGCGGCAAGGCCTGGGCTGAAATGACCAATGTGCTGGCCGACACGATCCCGGGAATCCGCGTCGTGAAGGCCTTTGCCCAGGAACAGCGCGAGGTGCAACGCTTTCGCCGGGCGAACGACCATGTGATTCACGCCAACGATCGCGTGAATCGGGTGTGGACCTTCTTCTGGCCTTTGGTGGTGCTGCTGAACCAGGTGGGGCTGATCGTCGTCTGGGCCTGCGGCGCCTGGCTGATTTTCAATCACCAGATCACCGTCGGTGTGCTGACTGCCTTCCTGGCATACATCGGCCGCTTCTATACCCGCTTGGAATCGATGAGCCGCATGTTCTCGGCCACGCAGCGGGCCTCGGCGTGCGCGCAGCGCGTGTTCGATATTCTCGATCGCGTGCCGAGCGTGCCAGAGCCGCGCGTGCCCGTGCATCTCGAACGCGTGTCGGGCGCCATCGAATTCCGCAACGTCGGCTTCCGCTATGGCAACCGCACGGTGCTCGACGGCATCAACCTGAGCGTGGCGCCGGGCGAGATGATCGGCCTCGTGGGCTCGAGCGGCTCGGGCAAGAGCACGCTGGTGAACCTCGTCTGCCGCTTCTACGACGTGAACGAGGGAGCCATCCTGATCGACGGCGCCGACGTGCGGAGCTTTCCGGTCGAGGAATACCGCCGGCACATCGGGCTGGTGTTGCAGGAGCCGTTCTTGTTCTATGGCACCATTGCCGAGAACATCGCCTACGGCCGTCCCAACGCCACGCGGGCCGAGATCATCGCCGCCGCGCGGGCTGCCCGGGCGCACGAGTTCATCCTGCGGCTGAGCGACGGCTACGATTCTCTCGTCGGCGAACGCGGCCAGGCTCTCTCCGGCGGCGAACGCCAGCGGATCTCGATCGCGCGGGCCCTGCTGATCGACCCGCGGATCCTGATTCTCGACGAGGCCACTTCATCGGTCGACACGGAAACCGAGCGGGAGATCCAAGAGGCGCTCGACAACCTGATCGCCGGTCGCACGACGATCGCCATCGCGCACCGCTTGAGCACCCTGCGGAAGGCCGATCGGCTGATCGTGCTCGACCGCGGCCGCATGGCCGAAGTCGGTCAACACGAAGAACTGCTGCATTCGTCGGGCATCTATTCCCGACTTCACCGCGCCCAGGTCGAGTTGCTCGAGGAGCTGGTGCCATGA